Within the Candidatus Methylomirabilis sp. genome, the region GTCCGGCTGAGGGTGATCCGGGTCCCGGTGTCGGCCCCCTCCAGCACGGTCACGGTGAGCGTCAGGTGGGGGGGGAGCGGTTCTTCGTCGGCCAGCCGGCCCTTGGTGACCAGGGTGTCGGTGAGAGAGGCGGAGATGCCAGCCGCCGGGCGGGCGGCCTTCGAGGCGGGGAGCGGCTTCCCTCCACTCCCCTCGGCACTCGCCTCCAGAGGGAGGATGACGTTGCACTTGGGACACTTCACCCCGTGCCCGACGTCTTTCTCCCGGACCGAGTAGCGGGTCCCGCACTCCGGGCAGCCGATGATGACCTTCGCGCCCCGCTGCACGCTCTGGCGGACCTCCTCCACGCGGTCGAGGGCTCGGCCCACAACCCCCCTAAGGAACCGGGCCCAGAGTCCCCCCTCCCCCGGCGTGGCCATCCCTCCCCCTAGCCCGCGCCGGGCGATCCCCCCCGCGGACTGACCGGCGCGCCGCGGTACTCCGCCGGCAGGCGCTCCAGGGCAGGGGGGACGCCCCGGGGCGAAAGGTAGGTCCAGGGCCCGGTGTAGTCCGCCGCGTAGAACCAGCGCCCCCCGTGCCGGGTGAACCAGAGGCCATTGTAGAAGAAAAGGTCCACCGCCTGCTCCGGGGCGTAGAAGACCTCGGAGCCGGGGATCAGGACCAGGTAGGGAGGGCGCTCGGCCACGATGGGCGGGGGGGATTCGGGGGCCTCCGGGACCGGGGCCGGCGCGTGGGGCCGAGGGGTCGGCGGCGTGGAGCGCGGGGTGACGGGCGCGCCGGGAACGATGTCCGGGGGCCGCGTCACCGGCAGCGGCCGACCGGCGCACGCCGCCAGCAGCAGCGCCCCACAGGTGACCCCCCACCCGCGCATCGGTCCCCTTCCTCACTCGGCCGAGGCCACCAGCCGGTCTCGGCCCTGCGACTTCGCCTGGTACAGGGCGTCGTCCGCCCGGGCGATCAGATCCTCCACGCTACTGACCCGCGGCGCCGGGAAGGCGGCTACGCCGAGGCTGACCGTGATGTGCACCGGCCCGGCATCGCCGCCGAACGCGTGGGCCCGCACCGCCTGCCGGATCCGCTCCGCCTCTACGGCCGCCCCATCCCGGGACGTCATGGGGAGCAGGATGGCGAACTCCTCCCCCCCGTAGCGGGACAGGATATCGGTCCGGCGGATGGAGCTCCGGATGACCTCGGACACCTCGGTGAGGACCTGATCCCCCACCAGGTGGCCGTACCGGTCGTTGACCGGCTTGAACCGGTCGATATCCAGGAAGATGCAGGCCAGGGGGAACTTGTAGCGCCGGGCCCGCTGGAACTCCTCCTCCAGCCGGCGGAAGAAGAACCGGCGGTTGAACACCCCCGTCAGGTCGTCCACCAGCGCGAGGCGCTCCAGGTTCACGTTGGCCAGCTCCAGGCTCTCGAAGAGATGGGCGTTCTGGAGCGACCCGGCGGCGATGTCGGCGATGAGCTGGCAGAGGCGGATCTCGCGGTCGGTGAAGCCCGGCGTGAGGCGGCTGGTTCGGAGGAACAGCGTTCCCACCACGTTTTCCCGCTGGATGATGGGCAGCACCAGGATCGAGACGAACGGGACCCCCTTCAGATTGTCCCGGACCTCGGCCATGAGGGGGTCTTCCTGGATATTCTCCACCACGACCCGCTGCCGCTGCGCCACGGCCATCCGGATCTCGGGGTACTTGCGCAGCGAGATCTTCAGGTTCCGGACGGTCGGGTCATCGTGGGAGGCCACCACGTACGCGGTGTCGTGGGCTTCCCCGATGAGGACCAGGGAGCAACGGTAGGCCTGGACGATCCGCGCCGTCCGGTCCACCAGGATCCCGAAGATCTCGCTCGACTTGAGCGTCGAGGAGACGGCCCGGGAGATCTCGAGGACGGCGGCCATATCCTCCCGGTCCTTGTCAAACTGGCCCAGCAGGTCCCGGGTCCTCAGGTGCGCCCGGACACGCGCCAGGAGCTCCGAGGGGTCCACCGGCTTCGTGAGATAGTCGTCAGCCCCCGCCTCCAGTCCCTCGACCAGATCCGCGGGCTTGTCTTTCGCGGTCACCAGGATGACCGGGATGGGCTGCGTCTTCGGGTCGTCTTTCAGCTTCCGGAGCACCTCGAGACCGCTCAGCCCCGGCATGAGGATGTCCAGGAGAACGAGGGCGGGTGGATCGGCGGCCACCCGCTCCAGCGCAGCGGAGCCGTCCGGCACCGCCTCTGCCGCAAATCCCCGATCGGTCAGGGCGTCCGTGATGATCTGGCGGGCGATCGGCTCGTCGTCCACGACCAGGATGCGGGGGCCGAGCGACCGTGGAGGGGAAGGTGTCTGCTGGGCGGACCCCATGGCGGCTCCCAAGCCTGCATTACCGAGCCCTTGCGCCGGAAACCGGACAAAGAAACGCGGACCCGGTGGCGGTGCAGGAAGCGGGCCAAGGGCAGATCACCCGAAGCCCAGAGGCGGAGAGGAGACTCCTAACCTATTGAAATTCCGGATAGCCGGCCACGGAGGCCCGGCCAGGCCCGCGCTAGGGCGAAGAGGAGCCCATCCGAGTTTGCCGACGCTGAAAACCTTGACCAGCGCCACGAAAGTGAGGCGGCCGCGCTGCTCACGACCCACCTCTTGGCGCGGCAGGGGGAACGTGGTACACGTCGGGGATTCCGACCGGGGGGGTCATGGACTGGGAAGCACGCTATGCGGGGCGGATGGGGCGCGTGGAGCCCTCGCCGATCATGCAGCTCATCCGGGTGCTGGCAGAGCGCCCGGTCATCAATTTCGCCTCGGGCCTCCCGGACCCCGCCGGCTTCCCCGCGAAGGCCTTGGGGGAGGTCGCAGCCGAGGTCCTGGCGGAGGACTGGCGGGGAGGGCTCCAGTACGGCGAGGCGGAGGGGTACCGGCCGCTGCGGGAGTGGGTGGCGGCGGACCTCACGGCCCGGGGAGTCCCGACCGGGGCGGCCCAGGTCCTCATCGTGAGCGGCTCGCAGCAGGGGATCGATTTGGCGGCCCGCGCCCTCCTCCAGGCGGGGGATGTGGTCCTCACCGAGGAGCCCAGCTACCTGGCGGCCCTGCAGGTCTTCGCCTCGTTCGAGGCGACGGCGCGGCCCGTCGCCACGGACGGGGAGGGCCTGGACCCCGAGGCCGCCGCAGCCGCCCTGCGCCGACCCGGGGTGAAGCTCCTGTACACGATGCCGAACCATCAGAACCCCTCCGGCGCCACCCTGGCCCCGGAGCGGCGCCGCGCCCTGCTCCGGGCAGCGCTTGGGGCCGGCGTGCCCGTCCTCGCCGATGAGGCCTACCTGGACCTCCGCTACGATCCCGGGGAGCCGGGCCTCCTGGCGGCAGCGGCCCCGGAGGCGCCGGTCCTCACGCTGGGCACCTTCAGCAAGACCATCGCCCCCGGGCTCCGGGTGGCCTGGATCGCGGGGCCGGCCCCCGTCATCGGGCGCCTGGCCCTCCTGAAGCAGGTCACGGATCTCCACGCCAACTCCCTCACCCAGCGCCTCGTCCACCGCTACCTCAGCGCCGGGCATCTCCCGGCCCAGGTGACGCACCTGCGAGCCGCCTACCGGGCGAAGCGGGATACCTTCCTCCAGGCCCTCACGCGACACCTGGGGGGCCGGGCGACCTGGACGCGCCCCGCCGGCGGGATGTTCCTCCTCCTCCGGCTCTCCCGCGGCCGGTCAGCCACCACCCTCCTTCCCAAGGCCCTTGATGCGGGTGTCGCCTACGTCCCGGGCGCCCCCTTCTTCCCGGCGGGTGGGGGGGAGGAAGCCATGCGGCTGAACTTCGTCAGTCCAGCCCTCGGCGAGATCGACGAGGGCGTGGCGCGGTTGGCGCGCGCGATCGAGGGCTGACCCGGAGCGAGGGTGCCCCGCGAAGGGGATTCTGTTCGAAACTTCGCGGCATTCGAGTATGCTCTAGTATGCTCTAGGGAACCACGCGGCTCAACAGCATGGACGACAGACCCTACTTCGACTGGACGGCACACCTCTTCGACCGGGCCCGGATCGCCCAGAAGCCCGAGGCGCTCCGGGGGATCCGGGTGCTGGACCTGAGCGCGATCATCTTTGGGCCGGCCACCGCCGACTACCTGGGGGAGCTGGGGGCGGAGGTGATCCGGGTCGAGCTGCCGGGCACCGGGGACGTGATGCGGATCGCGGCCCCGGAGGGACAGTTCTGGAAGAACGTCTCTCCCGGGATCTTCGCCCAGAATCACAGCAAGTACCACGTGGGAATCGATCTCCGGAAGCCGGAGGGACAGGACCTGGTCCGCCGACTGGCGGCCAAGAGCGACGTCCTGGTGGAGAACTACCGGGCCGGGACCCTGGAGCGCAAGTGGGGCATCGGCTACCGCCAGCTCCGCGAAATCAACCCGCGCCTGATCTACGTGGCCAACACCGGCTTCGGCCAGTGGGGGCCGTGCGTCAAGCGCGCCTCCTACGACGCGTTAGCCCAGGCCGTGAGCGGATTCAGCGCCGTCTCTGGCTTCCCGGGCCGCCCGCCGCTGAAGATCGGCATCTACATCGGGGATTACTTCGGGGCGTGCCTCTCGGCGCTGGGGGTCCTCGCCGCGCTGCACTTCCGGGACCGGACCGGCCAGGGGCAGTTCCTGGAGGTCGCCCAGTGCGAGGCGCTGATCCGGGCGATGGACTGGACCTGGCTGTACACCGGGCTCACCGGCAAGAACCGGCCGCAGACCGGCAACCGGGACCCCGCCGCCTGCC harbors:
- a CDS encoding FHA domain-containing protein, with amino-acid sequence MATPGEGGLWARFLRGVVGRALDRVEEVRQSVQRGAKVIIGCPECGTRYSVREKDVGHGVKCPKCNVILPLEASAEGSGGKPLPASKAARPAAGISASLTDTLVTKGRLADEEPLPPHLTLTVTVLEGADTGTRITLSRTRTVIGRRDAHILLNDPEVSSLHAAVTVEGNRYTIRDLRSTNGTFLNGRRIVEEADLAHLDEIRLGRTTLLFTATRSDP
- a CDS encoding CoA transferase — protein: MDDRPYFDWTAHLFDRARIAQKPEALRGIRVLDLSAIIFGPATADYLGELGAEVIRVELPGTGDVMRIAAPEGQFWKNVSPGIFAQNHSKYHVGIDLRKPEGQDLVRRLAAKSDVLVENYRAGTLERKWGIGYRQLREINPRLIYVANTGFGQWGPCVKRASYDALAQAVSGFSAVSGFPGRPPLKIGIYIGDYFGACLSALGVLAALHFRDRTGQGQFLEVAQCEALIRAMDWTWLYTGLTGKNRPQTGNRDPAACPSGIYPCRDGFVAVVAGHDEAFRGLCRAMGREDLLADPRFATRAARAEEAHAEALDEQIGAWVRALTREEVEALARRNHFAAAAVATARDHYEDAHLQARGSVWEMEDPVYGTMVEHGPAPKLSETPARYKWAAKPVGFHNEYVLGRLLGLDPEQLKELERRGVIGKWADRRGPKPPDDWSGEGILE
- a CDS encoding PLP-dependent aminotransferase family protein codes for the protein MDWEARYAGRMGRVEPSPIMQLIRVLAERPVINFASGLPDPAGFPAKALGEVAAEVLAEDWRGGLQYGEAEGYRPLREWVAADLTARGVPTGAAQVLIVSGSQQGIDLAARALLQAGDVVLTEEPSYLAALQVFASFEATARPVATDGEGLDPEAAAAALRRPGVKLLYTMPNHQNPSGATLAPERRRALLRAALGAGVPVLADEAYLDLRYDPGEPGLLAAAAPEAPVLTLGTFSKTIAPGLRVAWIAGPAPVIGRLALLKQVTDLHANSLTQRLVHRYLSAGHLPAQVTHLRAAYRAKRDTFLQALTRHLGGRATWTRPAGGMFLLLRLSRGRSATTLLPKALDAGVAYVPGAPFFPAGGGEEAMRLNFVSPALGEIDEGVARLARAIEG
- a CDS encoding diguanylate cyclase; translation: MGSAQQTPSPPRSLGPRILVVDDEPIARQIITDALTDRGFAAEAVPDGSAALERVAADPPALVLLDILMPGLSGLEVLRKLKDDPKTQPIPVILVTAKDKPADLVEGLEAGADDYLTKPVDPSELLARVRAHLRTRDLLGQFDKDREDMAAVLEISRAVSSTLKSSEIFGILVDRTARIVQAYRCSLVLIGEAHDTAYVVASHDDPTVRNLKISLRKYPEIRMAVAQRQRVVVENIQEDPLMAEVRDNLKGVPFVSILVLPIIQRENVVGTLFLRTSRLTPGFTDREIRLCQLIADIAAGSLQNAHLFESLELANVNLERLALVDDLTGVFNRRFFFRRLEEEFQRARRYKFPLACIFLDIDRFKPVNDRYGHLVGDQVLTEVSEVIRSSIRRTDILSRYGGEEFAILLPMTSRDGAAVEAERIRQAVRAHAFGGDAGPVHITVSLGVAAFPAPRVSSVEDLIARADDALYQAKSQGRDRLVASAE